In one window of Microtus pennsylvanicus isolate mMicPen1 chromosome 2, mMicPen1.hap1, whole genome shotgun sequence DNA:
- the Itga5 gene encoding integrin alpha-5 isoform X3, producing the protein MASYFGYAVAATDTNGDGLDDLLVGAPLLMERTADGRPQEVGRVYIYLQHPAGIEPTPTLTLTGQDEFGRFGSSLTPLGDLDQDGYNDVAIGAPFGGETQQGVVFIFPGGPGGLSTRPSQVLQPLWAADHTPDFFGSALRGGQDLDGNGYPDLIVGSFGVDKALVYRGRPIVSVSSSLTIFPSMFNPEERSCSLEGNPVSCINLSFCLNASGKHVPNSIGFEVELQLDWQKQKGGIRRALFLASKQATLTQTLLIQNGAREDCREMKIYLRNESEFRDKLSPIHIALNFSLDPKAPMDSHGLRPVLHYQSKSRIEDKAQILLDCGEDNICVPDLQLAVYGEKKQVYLGDKNSLNLTFHAQNLGEGGAYEAELWVTAPLEAEYSGLVRHPGNFSSLSCDYFAVNQSRQLVCDLGNPMKAGASLWGGLRFTVPHLQDTKKTIQFDFQILSKNLNNSQSNVVSFPLSVEAQAQVSLNGVSKPEAVIFPVSDWDPQDQPQKEGDLGPAVHHVYELINQGPSSISQGVLELSCPQALEGQQLLYVTRVTGLSNCTSNYSPNSQGLELDLESSPHHLQKREAPGRSSTASGPQVLKCPEAKCFRLRCEFGPLHRQESRSLQLHFRVWAKTFLRREHQPFSLQCEAMYEALKMPYQIPPQQLPQKKLQVATAVQWTKAEGSNGVPLWIIVLAILFGLLLLGLLIYVLYKLGFFKRSLPYGTAMEKAQLKPPATSDA; encoded by the exons ATGGCCTCCTATTTCGGTTACGCTGTGGCCGCCACTGATACCAATGGGGATGG GCTAGATGACCTGCTGGTAGGGGCACCCTTGCTCATGGAACGGACAGCTGACGGGAGGCCTCAGGAGGTGGGCAGGGTTTACATCTACCTGCAGCACCCAGCTGGCATCGAGCCCACACCCACCCTCACCCTCACTGGCCAAGATGAGTTCGGCCGATTTGGAAGCTCCTTGACACCTCTGGGGGACCTGGACCAAGATGGCTACAATG ATGTCGCCATTGGAGCTCCATTTGGTGGGGAGACCCAGCAGGGAGTGGTGTTTATATTCCCCGGAGGCCCAGGCGGACTGAGCACTAGGCCTTCCCAGGTTCTGCAGCCCCTGTGGGCAGCTGACCACACGCCAGACTTCTTTGGTTCCGCCCTTCGAGGAGGCCAGGATCTGGACGGCAATGGATACCCTG ATCTAATCGTTGGGTCATTCGGTGTGGACAAGGCTCTGGTGTACAG GGGGCGGCCTATCGTGTCTGTCAGCTCATCTCTCACCATCTTTCCCTCCATGTTCAACCCAGAGGAGCGCAGTTGCAGCCTGGAAGGAAACCCTGTGTCCTG CATCAACCTTAGCTTCTGCCTCAACGCCTCTGGAAAACACGTCCCCAACTCTATAG GTTTTGAGGTtgaactccagctggactggcagAAGCAGAAGGGAGGGATCCGACGGGCGCTCTTCCTGGCCTCCAAGCAGGCCACCCTTACCCAGACCCTGCTTATCCAGAATGGGGCTCGGGAAGACTGCAGGGAGATGAAGATCTACCTCAGG AACGAGTCAGAATTCCGAGACAAACTCTCCCCAATTCACATTGCCCTCAACTTCTCCTTGGACCCCAAAGCCCCCATGGACAGCCATGGCCTGCGGCCAGTCCTACACTACCAGAGCAAGAGTCGGATAGAGGACAAG GCCCAGATCTTGCTGGACTGCGGTGAGGACAATATCTGTGTGCCTGACCTGCAGCTGGCTGTGTATGG GGAGAAGAAACAAGTGTACCTGGGTGACAAGAACTCACTGAACCTGACATTCCATGCCCAGAATCTGGGTGAGGGTGGCGCCTATGAGGCTGAGCTTTGGGTCACAGCCCCTCTGGAGGCCGAGTACTCAGGACTTGTCAGACACCCAGGG AACTTCTCCAGCCTGAGCTGTGACTACTTTGCTGTGAACCAGAGCCGCCAGCTGGTGTGTGACCTGGGCAACCCCATGAAGGCAGGCGCCAGT CTTTGGGGTGGCCTTCGGTTCACTGTTCCTCATCTtcaagacacaaagaaaaccaTCCAGTTCGACTTCCAGATTCTCAG CAAGAACCTGAACAACTCACAAAGCAATGTGGTCTCCTTCCCACTCTCCGTGGAGGCTCAAGCCCAGGTCTCCCTTAATGG TGTCTCCAAGCCTGAAGCTGTGATCTTCCCAGTTAGTGACTGGGACCCCCAAGACCAGCCTCAGAAGGAGGGAGACTTGGGCCCTGCTGTCCACCATGTCTATGAG CTCATCAACCAGGGCCCCAGCTCCATCAGCCAGGGCGTACTGGAGCTTAGCTGTCCCCAGGCTCTGGAAGGCCAGCAGCTCCTCTATGTGACCAGGGTGACAGGACTCAGCAACTGTACGTCCAACTATTCCCCCAACTCACAAGGCCTGGAG TTGGATCTGGAGAGTTCCCCACACCACCTGCAGAAACGAGAGGCTCCAGGCAGGAGTTCTACCGCCTCTGGGCCACAAGTCCTG aaatGTCCTGAAGCCAAGTGCTTCAGGTTGCGTTGTGAATTTGGGCCACTGCACCGCCAAGAGAGCCGGAGTCTGCAGCTGCATTTCCGAGTCTGGGCCAAGACCTTCCTGCGG CGGGAACACCAGCCATTTAGCCTGCAGTGTGAGGCTATGTATGAAGCCCTGAAGATGCCCTACCAAATCCCGCCTCAACAGCTGCCACAGAAGAAACTtcag GTGGCCACAGCCGTGCAGTGGACCAAGGCAGAAGGCAGCAATGGCGTCCCCTTGTGGATCATTGTCCTAGCCATCCTTTTTGGGCTCCTGCTCCTAGGTCTACTCATCTACGTCCTCTACAAG CTTGGCTTCTTCAAACGCTCCCTCCCATACGGCACAGCCATGGAAAAAGCTCAGCTCAAGCCTCCAGCCACCTCAGATGCCTGA
- the Itga5 gene encoding integrin alpha-5 isoform X2, giving the protein MLFQPLRVSVLVGAPKANTSQPGVLQGGAVYICPWDNSPTQCATIQFDSKGSRILEPSLSSATGEEPVEYKSLQWFGATVRAHGSSILACAPLYSWRTEKEPQHDPVGTCYLSTDNFTRVLEYAPCRSDFGSAAGQGYCQGGFSAEFTKTGHVVLGGPGSYFWQGQILSATQEQISASYYPEYLINPVQGQLQTRQASSIYDDSYLGYSVAVGEFSGDDIEDFVAGVPKGNLTYGYVTILNGSDIHSLYNVSGEQMASYFGYAVAATDTNGDGLDDLLVGAPLLMERTADGRPQEVGRVYIYLQHPAGIEPTPTLTLTGQDEFGRFGSSLTPLGDLDQDGYNDVAIGAPFGGETQQGVVFIFPGGPGGLSTRPSQVLQPLWAADHTPDFFGSALRGGQDLDGNGYPDLIVGSFGVDKALVYRGRPIVSVSSSLTIFPSMFNPEERSCSLEGNPVSCINLSFCLNASGKHVPNSIGFEVELQLDWQKQKGGIRRALFLASKQATLTQTLLIQNGAREDCREMKIYLRNESEFRDKLSPIHIALNFSLDPKAPMDSHGLRPVLHYQSKSRIEDKAQILLDCGEDNICVPDLQLAVYGEKKQVYLGDKNSLNLTFHAQNLGEGGAYEAELWVTAPLEAEYSGLVRHPGNFSSLSCDYFAVNQSRQLVCDLGNPMKAGASLWGGLRFTVPHLQDTKKTIQFDFQILSKNLNNSQSNVVSFPLSVEAQAQVSLNGVSKPEAVIFPVSDWDPQDQPQKEGDLGPAVHHVYELINQGPSSISQGVLELSCPQALEGQQLLYVTRVTGLSNCTSNYSPNSQGLELDLESSPHHLQKREAPGRSSTASGPQVLKCPEAKCFRLRCEFGPLHRQESRSLQLHFRVWAKTFLRREHQPFSLQCEAMYEALKMPYQIPPQQLPQKKLQVATAVQWTKAEGSNGVPLWIIVLAILFGLLLLGLLIYVLYKLGFFKRSLPYGTAMEKAQLKPPATSDA; this is encoded by the exons ATGCTCTTCCAGCCGCTAAG ggTCAGTGTGCTGGTGGGAGCACCCAAGGCTAACACTAGCCAGCCAGGGGTACTGCAGGGTGGTGCCGTCTACATCTGTCCGTGGGACAACAGCCCTACCCAGTGCGCCACCATTCAGTTTGACAGCAAAG GTTCCCGGATCCTGGAGCCCTCACTGTCCAGTGCCACGGGAGAGGAACCTGTGGAGTACAAGTCCTTGCAGTGGTTCGGGGCCACGGTTCGAGCCCACGGCTCCTCTATCTTG GCATGTGCTCCACTGTACAGCTGGCGCACAGAAAAGGAGCCTCAGCACGACCCCGTGGGCACCTGCTACCTCTCCACAGACAATTTCACCCGGGTTCTGGAGTATGCACCTTGCCGCTCAG ATTTCGGCAGCGCAGCAGGGCAGGGCTACTGCCAAGGGGGCTTCAGTGCTGAGTTCACCAAG ACCGGCCATGTGGTCCTGGGTGGTCCTGGGAGCTACTTCTGGCAAG GCCAGATCCTGTCCGCCACTCAAGAACAGATCTCAGCGTCCTATTACCCAGAATACCTCATCAACCCAGTACAGGGGCAGCTACAGACCCGCCAGGCCAGCTCCATATATGATGACAGCTACTTGG GGTACTCTGTGGCCGTGGGTGAATTCAGCGGTGATGACATTGAAG ACTTTGTTGCTGGTGTGCCCAAAGGAAACCTCACCTATGGCTAT GTCACCATCCTTAATGGCTCAGATATCCACTCCCTCTACAATGTCTCAGGAGAACAG ATGGCCTCCTATTTCGGTTACGCTGTGGCCGCCACTGATACCAATGGGGATGG GCTAGATGACCTGCTGGTAGGGGCACCCTTGCTCATGGAACGGACAGCTGACGGGAGGCCTCAGGAGGTGGGCAGGGTTTACATCTACCTGCAGCACCCAGCTGGCATCGAGCCCACACCCACCCTCACCCTCACTGGCCAAGATGAGTTCGGCCGATTTGGAAGCTCCTTGACACCTCTGGGGGACCTGGACCAAGATGGCTACAATG ATGTCGCCATTGGAGCTCCATTTGGTGGGGAGACCCAGCAGGGAGTGGTGTTTATATTCCCCGGAGGCCCAGGCGGACTGAGCACTAGGCCTTCCCAGGTTCTGCAGCCCCTGTGGGCAGCTGACCACACGCCAGACTTCTTTGGTTCCGCCCTTCGAGGAGGCCAGGATCTGGACGGCAATGGATACCCTG ATCTAATCGTTGGGTCATTCGGTGTGGACAAGGCTCTGGTGTACAG GGGGCGGCCTATCGTGTCTGTCAGCTCATCTCTCACCATCTTTCCCTCCATGTTCAACCCAGAGGAGCGCAGTTGCAGCCTGGAAGGAAACCCTGTGTCCTG CATCAACCTTAGCTTCTGCCTCAACGCCTCTGGAAAACACGTCCCCAACTCTATAG GTTTTGAGGTtgaactccagctggactggcagAAGCAGAAGGGAGGGATCCGACGGGCGCTCTTCCTGGCCTCCAAGCAGGCCACCCTTACCCAGACCCTGCTTATCCAGAATGGGGCTCGGGAAGACTGCAGGGAGATGAAGATCTACCTCAGG AACGAGTCAGAATTCCGAGACAAACTCTCCCCAATTCACATTGCCCTCAACTTCTCCTTGGACCCCAAAGCCCCCATGGACAGCCATGGCCTGCGGCCAGTCCTACACTACCAGAGCAAGAGTCGGATAGAGGACAAG GCCCAGATCTTGCTGGACTGCGGTGAGGACAATATCTGTGTGCCTGACCTGCAGCTGGCTGTGTATGG GGAGAAGAAACAAGTGTACCTGGGTGACAAGAACTCACTGAACCTGACATTCCATGCCCAGAATCTGGGTGAGGGTGGCGCCTATGAGGCTGAGCTTTGGGTCACAGCCCCTCTGGAGGCCGAGTACTCAGGACTTGTCAGACACCCAGGG AACTTCTCCAGCCTGAGCTGTGACTACTTTGCTGTGAACCAGAGCCGCCAGCTGGTGTGTGACCTGGGCAACCCCATGAAGGCAGGCGCCAGT CTTTGGGGTGGCCTTCGGTTCACTGTTCCTCATCTtcaagacacaaagaaaaccaTCCAGTTCGACTTCCAGATTCTCAG CAAGAACCTGAACAACTCACAAAGCAATGTGGTCTCCTTCCCACTCTCCGTGGAGGCTCAAGCCCAGGTCTCCCTTAATGG TGTCTCCAAGCCTGAAGCTGTGATCTTCCCAGTTAGTGACTGGGACCCCCAAGACCAGCCTCAGAAGGAGGGAGACTTGGGCCCTGCTGTCCACCATGTCTATGAG CTCATCAACCAGGGCCCCAGCTCCATCAGCCAGGGCGTACTGGAGCTTAGCTGTCCCCAGGCTCTGGAAGGCCAGCAGCTCCTCTATGTGACCAGGGTGACAGGACTCAGCAACTGTACGTCCAACTATTCCCCCAACTCACAAGGCCTGGAG TTGGATCTGGAGAGTTCCCCACACCACCTGCAGAAACGAGAGGCTCCAGGCAGGAGTTCTACCGCCTCTGGGCCACAAGTCCTG aaatGTCCTGAAGCCAAGTGCTTCAGGTTGCGTTGTGAATTTGGGCCACTGCACCGCCAAGAGAGCCGGAGTCTGCAGCTGCATTTCCGAGTCTGGGCCAAGACCTTCCTGCGG CGGGAACACCAGCCATTTAGCCTGCAGTGTGAGGCTATGTATGAAGCCCTGAAGATGCCCTACCAAATCCCGCCTCAACAGCTGCCACAGAAGAAACTtcag GTGGCCACAGCCGTGCAGTGGACCAAGGCAGAAGGCAGCAATGGCGTCCCCTTGTGGATCATTGTCCTAGCCATCCTTTTTGGGCTCCTGCTCCTAGGTCTACTCATCTACGTCCTCTACAAG CTTGGCTTCTTCAAACGCTCCCTCCCATACGGCACAGCCATGGAAAAAGCTCAGCTCAAGCCTCCAGCCACCTCAGATGCCTGA
- the Itga5 gene encoding integrin alpha-5 isoform X1, protein MGSRTPRSPQSPLHAVPLRWGPRALLLPLLLLLWRPPLQVGGFNLDAEAPAVLSGPPGSLFGFSVEFYRPGREGVSVLVGAPKANTSQPGVLQGGAVYICPWDNSPTQCATIQFDSKGSRILEPSLSSATGEEPVEYKSLQWFGATVRAHGSSILACAPLYSWRTEKEPQHDPVGTCYLSTDNFTRVLEYAPCRSDFGSAAGQGYCQGGFSAEFTKTGHVVLGGPGSYFWQGQILSATQEQISASYYPEYLINPVQGQLQTRQASSIYDDSYLGYSVAVGEFSGDDIEDFVAGVPKGNLTYGYVTILNGSDIHSLYNVSGEQMASYFGYAVAATDTNGDGLDDLLVGAPLLMERTADGRPQEVGRVYIYLQHPAGIEPTPTLTLTGQDEFGRFGSSLTPLGDLDQDGYNDVAIGAPFGGETQQGVVFIFPGGPGGLSTRPSQVLQPLWAADHTPDFFGSALRGGQDLDGNGYPDLIVGSFGVDKALVYRGRPIVSVSSSLTIFPSMFNPEERSCSLEGNPVSCINLSFCLNASGKHVPNSIGFEVELQLDWQKQKGGIRRALFLASKQATLTQTLLIQNGAREDCREMKIYLRNESEFRDKLSPIHIALNFSLDPKAPMDSHGLRPVLHYQSKSRIEDKAQILLDCGEDNICVPDLQLAVYGEKKQVYLGDKNSLNLTFHAQNLGEGGAYEAELWVTAPLEAEYSGLVRHPGNFSSLSCDYFAVNQSRQLVCDLGNPMKAGASLWGGLRFTVPHLQDTKKTIQFDFQILSKNLNNSQSNVVSFPLSVEAQAQVSLNGVSKPEAVIFPVSDWDPQDQPQKEGDLGPAVHHVYELINQGPSSISQGVLELSCPQALEGQQLLYVTRVTGLSNCTSNYSPNSQGLELDLESSPHHLQKREAPGRSSTASGPQVLKCPEAKCFRLRCEFGPLHRQESRSLQLHFRVWAKTFLRREHQPFSLQCEAMYEALKMPYQIPPQQLPQKKLQVATAVQWTKAEGSNGVPLWIIVLAILFGLLLLGLLIYVLYKLGFFKRSLPYGTAMEKAQLKPPATSDA, encoded by the exons ATGGGGAGCAGGACGCCACGGTCGCCACAGTCTCCTCTCCACGCGGTGCCGCTGCGCTGGGGGCCCCGCGccctgctgctgccgctgctgctgctactgtggCGGCCACCACTCCAGGTTGGGGGCTTCAACCTAGACGCGGAGGCCCCGGCGGTGCTCTCCGGGCCCCCCGGCTCCCTCTTCGGCTTCTCCGTGGAGTTTTACCGGCCGGGAAGGGAAGG ggTCAGTGTGCTGGTGGGAGCACCCAAGGCTAACACTAGCCAGCCAGGGGTACTGCAGGGTGGTGCCGTCTACATCTGTCCGTGGGACAACAGCCCTACCCAGTGCGCCACCATTCAGTTTGACAGCAAAG GTTCCCGGATCCTGGAGCCCTCACTGTCCAGTGCCACGGGAGAGGAACCTGTGGAGTACAAGTCCTTGCAGTGGTTCGGGGCCACGGTTCGAGCCCACGGCTCCTCTATCTTG GCATGTGCTCCACTGTACAGCTGGCGCACAGAAAAGGAGCCTCAGCACGACCCCGTGGGCACCTGCTACCTCTCCACAGACAATTTCACCCGGGTTCTGGAGTATGCACCTTGCCGCTCAG ATTTCGGCAGCGCAGCAGGGCAGGGCTACTGCCAAGGGGGCTTCAGTGCTGAGTTCACCAAG ACCGGCCATGTGGTCCTGGGTGGTCCTGGGAGCTACTTCTGGCAAG GCCAGATCCTGTCCGCCACTCAAGAACAGATCTCAGCGTCCTATTACCCAGAATACCTCATCAACCCAGTACAGGGGCAGCTACAGACCCGCCAGGCCAGCTCCATATATGATGACAGCTACTTGG GGTACTCTGTGGCCGTGGGTGAATTCAGCGGTGATGACATTGAAG ACTTTGTTGCTGGTGTGCCCAAAGGAAACCTCACCTATGGCTAT GTCACCATCCTTAATGGCTCAGATATCCACTCCCTCTACAATGTCTCAGGAGAACAG ATGGCCTCCTATTTCGGTTACGCTGTGGCCGCCACTGATACCAATGGGGATGG GCTAGATGACCTGCTGGTAGGGGCACCCTTGCTCATGGAACGGACAGCTGACGGGAGGCCTCAGGAGGTGGGCAGGGTTTACATCTACCTGCAGCACCCAGCTGGCATCGAGCCCACACCCACCCTCACCCTCACTGGCCAAGATGAGTTCGGCCGATTTGGAAGCTCCTTGACACCTCTGGGGGACCTGGACCAAGATGGCTACAATG ATGTCGCCATTGGAGCTCCATTTGGTGGGGAGACCCAGCAGGGAGTGGTGTTTATATTCCCCGGAGGCCCAGGCGGACTGAGCACTAGGCCTTCCCAGGTTCTGCAGCCCCTGTGGGCAGCTGACCACACGCCAGACTTCTTTGGTTCCGCCCTTCGAGGAGGCCAGGATCTGGACGGCAATGGATACCCTG ATCTAATCGTTGGGTCATTCGGTGTGGACAAGGCTCTGGTGTACAG GGGGCGGCCTATCGTGTCTGTCAGCTCATCTCTCACCATCTTTCCCTCCATGTTCAACCCAGAGGAGCGCAGTTGCAGCCTGGAAGGAAACCCTGTGTCCTG CATCAACCTTAGCTTCTGCCTCAACGCCTCTGGAAAACACGTCCCCAACTCTATAG GTTTTGAGGTtgaactccagctggactggcagAAGCAGAAGGGAGGGATCCGACGGGCGCTCTTCCTGGCCTCCAAGCAGGCCACCCTTACCCAGACCCTGCTTATCCAGAATGGGGCTCGGGAAGACTGCAGGGAGATGAAGATCTACCTCAGG AACGAGTCAGAATTCCGAGACAAACTCTCCCCAATTCACATTGCCCTCAACTTCTCCTTGGACCCCAAAGCCCCCATGGACAGCCATGGCCTGCGGCCAGTCCTACACTACCAGAGCAAGAGTCGGATAGAGGACAAG GCCCAGATCTTGCTGGACTGCGGTGAGGACAATATCTGTGTGCCTGACCTGCAGCTGGCTGTGTATGG GGAGAAGAAACAAGTGTACCTGGGTGACAAGAACTCACTGAACCTGACATTCCATGCCCAGAATCTGGGTGAGGGTGGCGCCTATGAGGCTGAGCTTTGGGTCACAGCCCCTCTGGAGGCCGAGTACTCAGGACTTGTCAGACACCCAGGG AACTTCTCCAGCCTGAGCTGTGACTACTTTGCTGTGAACCAGAGCCGCCAGCTGGTGTGTGACCTGGGCAACCCCATGAAGGCAGGCGCCAGT CTTTGGGGTGGCCTTCGGTTCACTGTTCCTCATCTtcaagacacaaagaaaaccaTCCAGTTCGACTTCCAGATTCTCAG CAAGAACCTGAACAACTCACAAAGCAATGTGGTCTCCTTCCCACTCTCCGTGGAGGCTCAAGCCCAGGTCTCCCTTAATGG TGTCTCCAAGCCTGAAGCTGTGATCTTCCCAGTTAGTGACTGGGACCCCCAAGACCAGCCTCAGAAGGAGGGAGACTTGGGCCCTGCTGTCCACCATGTCTATGAG CTCATCAACCAGGGCCCCAGCTCCATCAGCCAGGGCGTACTGGAGCTTAGCTGTCCCCAGGCTCTGGAAGGCCAGCAGCTCCTCTATGTGACCAGGGTGACAGGACTCAGCAACTGTACGTCCAACTATTCCCCCAACTCACAAGGCCTGGAG TTGGATCTGGAGAGTTCCCCACACCACCTGCAGAAACGAGAGGCTCCAGGCAGGAGTTCTACCGCCTCTGGGCCACAAGTCCTG aaatGTCCTGAAGCCAAGTGCTTCAGGTTGCGTTGTGAATTTGGGCCACTGCACCGCCAAGAGAGCCGGAGTCTGCAGCTGCATTTCCGAGTCTGGGCCAAGACCTTCCTGCGG CGGGAACACCAGCCATTTAGCCTGCAGTGTGAGGCTATGTATGAAGCCCTGAAGATGCCCTACCAAATCCCGCCTCAACAGCTGCCACAGAAGAAACTtcag GTGGCCACAGCCGTGCAGTGGACCAAGGCAGAAGGCAGCAATGGCGTCCCCTTGTGGATCATTGTCCTAGCCATCCTTTTTGGGCTCCTGCTCCTAGGTCTACTCATCTACGTCCTCTACAAG CTTGGCTTCTTCAAACGCTCCCTCCCATACGGCACAGCCATGGAAAAAGCTCAGCTCAAGCCTCCAGCCACCTCAGATGCCTGA